The sequence AGTTTATGGAATActttttttcatcatttaaagCCGGCTACCCATTCTGGGGAGCCCTATTTGTGAGTATATGTCTACAGTTGTCTGAAATAATACTGCACATGGCTTTTCTTTTATCCAGATCAGATCTAACAATTGTTTATTCTAGTGTTGAGAATATATGAGTGTATTctaatatgtatatgaatatatataaatatagatgcatatttacagtttacaaagcattttgAGTTAAATTAGCTAATACATGTTTATGTATTGCTCAAGGGGCATTTAGCTAGTAAGAATCCAACCTAAACTTTCAGAATCCAATTTGAGAAAAATTTTCGTAACACCATTCATCAGTAAAGCTATCTTAGCAAAGATAGGGGGGAGAGATTGTTGAAACGAGGAGAACAAGGCTGACATTTGATGAACTTCTACTGAGCCCTAGAAACTCTTTTAGGTACTTTCTCATTGTATCTCTTTTAGTCATTGTACTAGTTAGAAACTAGATGGCCGAATGAGctcataaaaatatttagtttttattgaagtataactgatgtTTAATAAACAGCACCTATTTAAGGTGTataatttgataaattttgacaTGACACATGAGACCCTTTCCACATCAATATAATGAAAGTACTCATCACTGCCAAAAATTTCCTGTTCCCCCGGTAACCCCTCCCTCCCTCAACCCCATCCTCCTATCCTTGAGCGATCACTTGTTTTCTGTTGCAAtagattagttttcattttctggagTTTTATACAAATGGAATGATAACACCATCTTCTCTCTAATGCCTGGCTTCTTGCACTCAGCATTCTTGTTTTTGATTAATCCATGTTGTTTTTTGCATCAACATTTTCATTCACGAGGATACATTTTAACCCTAAAAATACTGCATTGGCTTAGCCCTCTGCTAAATACGTAGGTCTCAGGTCACTTGTTCAAAACTCTCCTTAAGCTTTTGCTATATTTAATTTGAAACTTCCTTACTGTCTTTTCATTCCATATCACTTAGTTTATTAGGTGTCTCTCAACTCACCATACAATCTGAATCTATGAAATGTTTTGAATGTGTGCTCCTGGTTGATAATTTCACTAAATCCTTCACCATTGGTATTTTCATAACGGCTATATGTCCACAAGATATATGTCAGACTCCGGAGACAGACACATGTTTCTTGCCCAGAGGAACTGACACTGTAACACACAAGGTGCTCATACGAGCAAATGATCACAATAAAATGAGAGCAGTGTTATGACAGAGTCATGGCCCAGGGGCTGCTGGACGTCACAGCACTTAGCGGTGACCATGGACTCTCAGGGTTAGCATTACCTGGCAGCCTGgcagaaatgcagagtctcagacCGCATCTAGGACTTACTGAGTgacaatttgcattttaacaagataatTCACATGGACATTTAATTTTGAGAAGTTTTCTAtaggaaattagaaaaaataaaataataaaactaaaaaataaaatggattaaaggacATCTTTATAGAATGCCCACAACTTTACCTTCTATTTGGAAGGTGAGGATGAAAGGGACACAGAGAAGAACAGAGACCCACtgtgcttttttcccctccttccttttGAACAGTTTGCTATTTCTGGAATTTTGTCAATCATGTCTGAAAAGAAACAGTCAGTATATCTGGTGAGTTGCATTCTGTCTTTATCCTtgagaaggtaagaaaaatttAATCTTAAGAGTTTTGAAGGAGACATGTTGTTATCTCTTATGAGTGAATGTGGATATGTGATTTTATTCCAATTTCTTGGATATAGTCACTAAACATGTAATCATTAAAATGCCAATTGTATCACTTAAAAACAATGAATGTATTACGTTGACACTTGTTGAAAAAATACCCTCACACCAGCTATGTCCTCAAACTATAGTCCTGTGATCCAACAAATGATTCATTTCCAATTAAGGAGCCTATTTGATGAGAGACTATGAGtatagtctgtatagtcaaagctatggttttcccagtagtcatgtacagatgttagagttggctcctaaagaaggctgagctctgaagaactgatgcttttaaactgtggtgttggagaagactcttgagagtccgctgGACagctcagagatcaaaccagtccatcctaaaggaaatcaaccctgaataattcattggaaggactgatgctgaagctgaagctctggccacctgatgcgaagagtccaCTCATTAAAcaagaccctagtgctgggaaggattgaaggcaggaggagaaggggacaacagaggacaagatggttagactcagtggacatgagtctgagcacactctgggagacagtgaaagacagggaagcctggggggctgcagtccatggggtcacaaagaggtgggcaCAGCTCAGTGACCGAACAGCGGCAACGACAACGTGAGCATTCACGTGGGTCTTCCTGCACGCAGTCTCAGAGGGACCGCTGGAGGTCCTTATTACACAAGTACATTTTCTACATGTCCCTTTGTAAtctatattttgaataaatggacttccctggtggctcagatggtacagagtctgcctacaatgcaggagacccgggttcaatccccgggtcaggaatatctcctggagaaggaaatggcaacccactccagtgttcctgcctggaaaagcccatggacgggggagcctggcaggctacagtccatggggtcgcaaagagtcggacacgactgaacgacttcactttcttttcactttgcaTAAGTGCGGAGTTTATTGGATGTATCCAGCCCTGAAATGCAGGTGGGTTTGCTGAACACTGCGGCAGGTGCGGGACCGAGTCTAAATGTTCCTCTTTGTCGTTAGATCCGAGGATGCCAGGGAGCAAACGCGGTCAGCAGCGTCACCGCGGGAACAGGCGTCGTCATTCTCATCAGTAACCTGGAGCAGAGCGCCGCTTACCTCTACGGCTGCGAGGAGGTCTACGTGAACGACTACTGCTCTCTGGCCTGCTTCTCCGCTGTGGGTACTTCTCGTGGGATGGCTGAGATTCTGGTCCTGACCCAAGTGGGatgccttcttttcctttccgTGAACACCACCCTTCTGTCACCGCATCATATAAGGCAGTGTTCCGGAAGCTCGTGCCCAGGGTCATGCCAGCCTCTTTCCCCCACCTCGACCTGAATCCCGCAAGGGTGGTGCCAGGGGCTTTGAGTAACCACCTCCTGGTTTTCGCAGGTGTCATTCTGCAGGAACTGGCCATGTGCTGAGTGGGGGTGGGTGATGAGCCAGGGGCTGCTGTAAGGGAATGCGCTTTCCTACCCTGTAACTCCACCTGTACTTTGGGTTGTTGTTGGCTGTTGCTCAACAGGAAGTTGTGGCGATGATCCTGTTTCTCACCGTCCTGGGCTTTGGCAGCGCTGTGTCACACATAGTTTATGGAATTGGTGAAGTAGTTGAAGGAAATCAGGTAGGTGGACCACCTGATGTTAAATCCTAAATGATAAAGGACTTGAGCTTTGTTGCTTAAAAGTATGGCCTGGGTTTCCTGCAATATTGTTTCCAGTTTCAACATTCCATTTCTCCAAGTTTCAGTATTTTGGTTTCCAAATCTCATGTTttgaatgaattaatttattttaacctcactcattattagagaaacgcaaatcaaaaccacaatgaggtatcgtctcccaccagtcagaatgaccatcatcaaaaagtcaacaaacaataaatgccggagagggtgtgaagaaatgGGAACCAAATCTcgtgttttaaataaaaatttccactCACAAACCTCATAGTATTAATATAATTCGTTCGGCTGAAGTTTAGGAAAGTAAGGTCTTCATCATTTTAAGAAATGTAGGTG comes from Dama dama isolate Ldn47 chromosome 1, ASM3311817v1, whole genome shotgun sequence and encodes:
- the MS4A2 gene encoding high affinity immunoglobulin epsilon receptor subunit beta isoform X1, encoding METESRSRTELALPTPQEPTSASEIELAEISLHESVLLEKPAPPAPRQTWLTVLKRELEFLGVTQILIGLIYLYFGIIVSSEINDSEFMEYFFSSFKAGYPFWGALFFAISGILSIMSEKKQSVYLIRGCQGANAVSSVTAGTGVVILISNLEQSAAYLYGCEEVYVNDYCSLACFSAEVVAMILFLTVLGFGSAVSHIVYGIGEVVEGNQIPEDRLYEEVNIYAPIYSQLEEREETASPADS
- the MS4A2 gene encoding high affinity immunoglobulin epsilon receptor subunit beta isoform X3 translates to METESRSRTELALPTPQEPTSASEIELAEISLHESVLLEKPAPPAPRQTWLTVLKRELEFLGVTQILIGLIYLYFGIIVSSEINDSEFMEYFFSSFKAGYPFWGALFFAISGILSIMSEKKQSVYLIRGCQGANAVSSVTAGTGVVILISNLEQSAAYLYGCEEVYVNDYCSLACFSAVGSCGDDPVSHRPGLWQRCVTHSLWNW